The following are from one region of the Methanomassiliicoccales archaeon LGM-DZ1 genome:
- a CDS encoding DUF4143 domain-containing protein, giving the protein MTLRRDGYVPRLIDDELKRSLSLFGAVNLTGPKWCGKTWAAYNCCNSATLIADPKGNYQNRRLAMTDPTLIFKDDLPQLIDEWQDVPGIWDAVRYRIDDTGKKGMYVLTGSATPNRKGFVHSGTGRIKELRMMTMTLFERGISDGRVSLKGLFGRPEISFATQEAELKDLVDYTVHGGWPGVIDMNADASLEVARGYIETLVNNDISFDGVNRDPTKMLRLIRSLARNESTTASKKALKKDMTENPDDAQISDNTLNEYLSVLESLHFTDFQPAFNPNMRSSVRVGKTPKRHLADPSLTAAAMGMNTESYINDLNSFGYLFEALCVHELKAYAMMYDGKVMHYRDGDGNEIDAVAEFPDGRWGAFEMKTGAHEIDEGARSLLKMDTKIRDQENGRPPEFLCVICGMTDAAYRRDDGVYVIPPTVLGP; this is encoded by the coding sequence GTGACATTGAGAAGGGACGGATACGTACCCAGACTGATAGATGACGAACTGAAGAGATCTCTGTCTCTCTTCGGCGCGGTGAACCTCACCGGGCCTAAATGGTGCGGAAAGACCTGGGCTGCATACAATTGCTGCAACAGCGCTACGCTCATCGCGGACCCGAAGGGGAACTATCAGAACCGCAGGCTGGCGATGACCGATCCCACGCTCATATTCAAGGACGATCTTCCCCAACTGATCGACGAATGGCAGGACGTCCCCGGCATCTGGGATGCTGTGAGGTATCGGATAGACGATACCGGGAAGAAGGGGATGTACGTGCTTACCGGCTCCGCAACGCCCAACAGGAAAGGATTCGTCCATTCGGGTACGGGTCGCATAAAGGAACTCCGCATGATGACCATGACGCTGTTCGAAAGAGGGATCTCGGACGGCAGGGTATCCCTGAAGGGGCTGTTTGGCCGTCCCGAGATCTCTTTCGCGACACAGGAGGCCGAACTGAAGGACCTGGTCGATTACACCGTCCACGGGGGATGGCCCGGAGTCATAGATATGAATGCGGATGCATCGTTGGAGGTTGCCAGAGGTTACATAGAAACCCTGGTGAACAATGACATATCATTCGACGGGGTGAACCGCGATCCGACCAAGATGCTCCGTCTCATCCGCTCTTTGGCACGCAACGAAAGCACTACTGCATCCAAGAAGGCTCTCAAGAAAGATATGACGGAGAATCCGGATGATGCGCAGATATCCGATAATACGCTGAATGAATACCTTTCTGTTTTGGAAAGCCTTCATTTCACCGATTTCCAACCTGCTTTCAACCCGAATATGAGGTCTTCGGTAAGGGTCGGGAAAACTCCTAAAAGACACCTTGCCGACCCCTCCCTCACCGCCGCCGCTATGGGGATGAACACGGAATCGTACATCAATGACCTTAATTCGTTCGGATATCTGTTCGAGGCCCTGTGCGTTCACGAACTGAAGGCATACGCCATGATGTACGACGGCAAAGTGATGCACTACCGTGACGGGGACGGGAACGAGATAGATGCCGTTGCGGAATTTCCGGACGGTAGGTGGGGTGCCTTCGAGATGAAGACGGGGGCACATGAGATAGACGAAGGTGCGAGATCCCTTCTGAAGATGGACACGAAGATACGCGATCAGGAGAACGGGAGGCCGCCGGAGTTCCTGTGCGTCATCTGCGGGATGACCGATGCGGCATATCGCAGAGACGACGGCGTTTATGTCATCCCGCCGACAGTGCTGGGTCCGTGA
- a CDS encoding AAA family ATPase produces the protein MKRKIYDRLVQWKKESNGKTALLIEGARRVGKSYIVEEFGRNEYASYVLINFSNAAPRIKNLFINDVHDIHMLLQKLSNLTATRFVERNTLIIFDEIQKWPRAREAIKFLVEDGRYDYIETGSLISIHENVKNIIIPSEEEKIQMYPMDFEEFCWAMGDVVTVPTIREHFESHKPLGDDVHSSFLDTFRRYMIVGGMPMAVKEYASSKDFSKVERIKRQIIELYREDIGRLAKANKRKTSALYGAIPAELSKHDKVFNLSDIDKNGKFSNYEDPIYWLEDSMIVNTCYNSSEPSIALGLNTDLSTMKLYSGDTGLLVSMAIDSGTSTENEIYIDILQDRLHINEGMFAENVVAQALRANGHKLFFHAFYKKNEDGTSSKNRSEVDFLIKEGKKKSAVEVKTGRSTGHSSLDYLMDVYSKQLGQCYVLHTKDLRKEGKLLYLPIYMAICL, from the coding sequence GTGAAAAGGAAGATCTACGACCGTCTGGTACAATGGAAGAAAGAGAGCAACGGAAAGACCGCACTGCTCATCGAAGGTGCCCGCCGTGTCGGCAAGAGCTACATCGTGGAGGAATTCGGCAGGAACGAATATGCTTCCTATGTGCTCATCAACTTCAGCAACGCCGCTCCGAGGATCAAGAACCTTTTCATAAACGACGTCCACGACATCCATATGCTTCTTCAGAAGCTGTCCAATCTCACAGCCACGAGATTCGTCGAAAGGAACACGCTGATAATATTCGACGAGATCCAAAAATGGCCGCGGGCCAGAGAGGCCATCAAGTTCCTGGTGGAGGACGGCAGATACGATTACATCGAAACAGGTTCGCTGATCTCCATCCACGAGAACGTGAAGAACATCATCATTCCGTCCGAGGAAGAGAAGATACAGATGTATCCCATGGACTTCGAGGAGTTCTGCTGGGCGATGGGAGATGTGGTCACCGTTCCGACCATAAGGGAGCATTTCGAATCCCATAAACCGCTGGGTGACGACGTACACTCTTCGTTCCTGGACACCTTCAGGAGATACATGATCGTCGGCGGCATGCCCATGGCGGTGAAGGAGTACGCGTCATCGAAGGACTTCTCCAAGGTCGAGCGTATCAAGAGGCAGATAATCGAACTCTACAGAGAGGACATTGGCAGGTTAGCGAAGGCCAACAAGAGAAAGACGTCCGCTCTGTACGGGGCGATACCTGCCGAACTGTCCAAACACGACAAGGTCTTCAATCTCTCCGATATAGATAAGAACGGCAAGTTCTCCAACTACGAGGATCCGATTTATTGGCTCGAAGATTCCATGATCGTGAACACCTGCTACAATTCCAGCGAGCCCAGCATCGCGCTTGGGCTGAACACGGACCTGTCGACAATGAAGTTGTATTCCGGCGATACAGGACTGTTGGTGAGCATGGCTATCGACAGCGGAACGTCGACGGAGAATGAGATCTACATCGATATTCTCCAGGACCGTCTGCATATCAATGAAGGGATGTTTGCGGAAAATGTCGTGGCTCAGGCTCTGAGGGCCAACGGGCATAAGCTGTTCTTCCACGCCTTCTACAAGAAGAATGAAGACGGGACCAGCAGCAAGAACAGGTCCGAGGTTGATTTCCTCATCAAAGAAGGCAAGAAGAAATCTGCTGTCGAGGTGAAAACGGGGAGGAGCACCGGCCATTCCTCGCTGGATTATCTGATGGATGTGTACAGCAAACAGCTCGGGCAGTGCTACGTCCTCCACACGAAAGATCTGAGGAAGGAAGGCAAGTTGCTGTATCTGCCCATTTATATGGCCATATGCCTGTGA
- a CDS encoding PHP domain-containing protein, giving the protein MKADLHVHTCFSKDGKSTPEQVIEQCIEKGIGCVAITDHNEFKAFDILKDNGKVIVIPAEEVSSAEGHIVALGIDRLIPQGMSIQETIDAIHEAGGYAFAAHPYRWWSGLGEKNTLKYPFDGVEAMNARSIPSANKRSMKLAKSIGKPITAGSDAHSPHRVGWGHVTLPDGLETWQEVVQAIMDNKATAQSASRHFGETLRYGFKSITQWIKRGFRRM; this is encoded by the coding sequence ATGAAGGCGGATCTCCATGTCCATACCTGCTTCTCGAAGGACGGCAAGTCCACCCCGGAGCAGGTGATCGAGCAGTGCATCGAGAAGGGCATAGGGTGCGTCGCCATCACCGACCACAACGAGTTCAAGGCGTTCGACATCCTGAAGGACAACGGGAAGGTCATCGTTATCCCCGCGGAGGAGGTGTCCTCCGCGGAGGGGCACATCGTCGCCCTGGGCATCGACAGGCTGATCCCCCAGGGTATGTCCATCCAGGAGACCATCGACGCCATCCACGAGGCCGGGGGCTACGCCTTCGCCGCCCACCCCTACAGGTGGTGGTCCGGCCTGGGGGAGAAGAACACCCTGAAGTACCCCTTCGACGGGGTCGAGGCGATGAACGCGCGCTCCATCCCGAGCGCCAACAAGAGGTCCATGAAGCTGGCCAAGAGCATCGGGAAGCCGATCACCGCCGGCTCGGACGCCCATTCCCCGCACCGCGTCGGCTGGGGGCATGTTACCCTGCCCGACGGCCTGGAGACCTGGCAGGAGGTCGTGCAGGCCATCATGGACAACAAGGCCACCGCCCAGAGCGCCAGCAGGCATTTCGGCGAGACCCTGCGCTACGGGTTCAAATCGATAACCCAGTGGATCAAGCGCGGGTTCCGCAGGATGTGA
- the metG gene encoding methionine--tRNA ligase — translation MSKILVNIAWPYANGPIHLGHVAGSLLPPDIFARYNSLLGNEVWVVGGSDQHGTPITVTAEKEGVTPEEVADRYHEINKKAIEDLGIRYTLYGKTHSPVHIEVTQWLFKTLLDNGYIYTRDEDEYYCPKCGKFLPDRYVEGQCPVCGAEDVRSDQCDSCGSTFEPGDIINPHCTRCGTAPVVKASKQYFLKLSAFEEPLMKYLEDKTYWRPNVRAYTQNFLKGGLKDRAITRDMQWGVEIPVEGEEWKKKVIYVWFDAVIGYLSMTVQHAREIGKPDYWKTFWENPDCRHYYFIGKDNIPFHSIIWPAMLMGAKQGFNLPYDIPANEYLMFNGGKLSKSRKGTGTDAESQIPRDMKSVLEKFDPEEIRYYLSSIMPDTHDADFSWDELESKVNSELVAALGNYYHRTLSFTYKNFGSVPENAEPDAKVTDEIKKAFDEYSACLGRCDFKKGLQAVMALAHFGNEYFNSRTPWKLVKEDKAECGRALYDSLRIVKALAVMAWPYLPRSSEKIWEYMGLPGTIEDAGYAAVLSPLPSGTALKEPVPVYGKIDLKVLFPEIFKQPEAETEHHAKEKKEKQSAAAPAQPFDAFRRLDLRVGKVLTVEDHPNADKLYKLTVDLGEGTPRTICAGLKAYYTKEQMLGRKAIVVSNLAPRPLRGIESCGMLLAADDEDLGGKAVLLLRPSDPDIPVGTRFDCGLGGTSDTIDYKKHFSAVTMKVSRAENGVFLAGNLPIELPAGAPARVAAVIDGGKAVPLGDGKGCVATVDSEILDGAGVR, via the coding sequence ATGTCTAAGATACTCGTGAACATCGCGTGGCCGTACGCCAACGGCCCCATCCACCTGGGGCATGTGGCCGGGTCCCTCCTCCCGCCGGACATCTTCGCCCGCTACAACAGCCTGCTGGGCAACGAGGTCTGGGTCGTCGGCGGCTCCGATCAGCACGGGACGCCCATCACCGTCACCGCCGAGAAGGAGGGCGTCACCCCCGAGGAGGTGGCCGACCGCTACCATGAGATCAACAAGAAGGCGATCGAGGACCTGGGTATCCGCTACACCCTCTACGGGAAGACCCACTCCCCCGTCCACATCGAGGTGACCCAGTGGCTTTTCAAGACGCTGCTTGACAACGGGTACATCTACACCCGCGACGAGGACGAGTACTACTGCCCCAAATGCGGGAAGTTCCTGCCGGACCGCTACGTGGAGGGCCAGTGCCCCGTCTGCGGCGCCGAGGACGTCCGCTCCGACCAGTGCGACAGCTGCGGCTCCACCTTCGAGCCCGGCGACATCATCAACCCGCACTGCACCCGCTGCGGCACCGCACCCGTCGTAAAGGCCTCGAAGCAGTACTTCCTGAAGCTCTCGGCCTTCGAGGAGCCCCTGATGAAGTACCTCGAGGACAAGACCTACTGGAGGCCCAACGTCCGCGCCTACACGCAGAACTTCCTGAAGGGCGGCCTGAAGGACCGCGCCATCACCAGGGACATGCAGTGGGGCGTCGAGATCCCCGTCGAAGGCGAGGAGTGGAAGAAGAAGGTCATCTACGTCTGGTTCGACGCTGTCATCGGGTACCTCAGCATGACCGTGCAGCACGCCAGGGAGATCGGGAAGCCCGACTACTGGAAGACCTTCTGGGAGAACCCGGACTGCCGGCATTACTACTTCATCGGCAAGGACAACATCCCGTTCCATTCCATCATCTGGCCGGCGATGCTCATGGGCGCCAAGCAGGGCTTCAACCTGCCCTACGACATCCCGGCGAACGAGTACCTGATGTTCAACGGCGGCAAGCTCTCCAAGAGCAGGAAGGGCACGGGCACGGATGCCGAATCGCAGATACCCAGGGACATGAAGTCCGTGCTGGAGAAGTTCGACCCGGAGGAGATAAGGTACTACCTCTCGAGCATCATGCCGGACACCCACGACGCCGACTTCTCCTGGGACGAGCTCGAGAGCAAGGTCAACTCCGAACTGGTCGCTGCCCTCGGGAACTACTACCACCGCACCCTCAGCTTCACCTACAAGAACTTCGGGTCGGTCCCGGAGAACGCGGAGCCCGATGCGAAGGTCACCGACGAGATAAAGAAAGCCTTCGACGAGTACTCTGCCTGCCTGGGCCGCTGCGACTTCAAGAAGGGCCTGCAGGCCGTCATGGCCCTCGCCCACTTCGGGAACGAGTACTTCAACTCCCGCACCCCCTGGAAGCTCGTCAAAGAGGACAAAGCGGAATGCGGCCGCGCCCTCTACGACTCCCTGAGGATCGTGAAGGCGCTGGCAGTCATGGCCTGGCCGTACCTCCCGAGGTCCTCCGAGAAGATCTGGGAGTACATGGGGCTCCCCGGCACCATCGAGGATGCCGGATATGCCGCCGTCCTCTCGCCGCTCCCGTCCGGGACCGCCCTGAAGGAGCCGGTGCCGGTCTACGGGAAGATCGACCTCAAGGTGCTCTTCCCCGAGATCTTCAAGCAGCCCGAGGCGGAGACCGAGCACCATGCGAAGGAGAAGAAGGAGAAGCAGAGCGCCGCCGCTCCCGCGCAGCCTTTCGACGCCTTCAGGCGCCTGGACCTCAGGGTCGGAAAGGTCCTCACCGTCGAGGACCACCCGAACGCCGACAAGCTGTACAAGCTCACGGTGGACCTGGGAGAGGGGACCCCGAGGACCATCTGCGCCGGCCTCAAGGCATATTACACCAAGGAGCAGATGCTCGGGAGGAAGGCGATCGTGGTCTCCAACCTCGCGCCCAGGCCCCTCAGGGGGATAGAGTCCTGCGGTATGCTCCTGGCCGCCGATGACGAGGACCTCGGCGGGAAGGCGGTCCTCCTCCTGAGGCCGTCCGACCCCGACATCCCCGTGGGGACCAGGTTCGACTGCGGCCTCGGCGGGACCTCGGACACCATCGATTACAAGAAGCACTTCTCTGCGGTGACCATGAAGGTCTCCCGGGCGGAGAACGGCGTGTTCCTGGCCGGGAACCTCCCGATAGAGCTTCCCGCAGGCGCCCCGGCCAGGGTGGCCGCGGTCATCGACGGCGGGAAGGCCGTCCCCCTCGGGGACGGAAAGGGATGCGTGGCGACTGTCGACTCCGAGATACTGGACGGCGCTGGTGTCAGATGA
- a CDS encoding MATE family efflux transporter, whose protein sequence is MEGTAGTKVVLGDPRKSIPALAAPLAVSVFVMNLNSMADTAWAAWLGGSAVAGLGLAYPLCAAIAGIGNGMGIGSAAAIAREVGRGDRAGASRTAAQSLTLAFLCSIVVSVPLVLFAGDLLGLFGADESASEALDYGMPIFAGSFFVIAGQVVSGMLRGEGASRRSMAVQLAGALTNMVLDPVLMYGLGLGVMGAGIATVCAGAVSLAAGLAFYISGRDMYADLRSGGFAPDRKVSRDILYVGLPESAEYMVMTLINIPMNFIIIGVGGEDVVGTYTSAWRVAYMVLIPAQAVSGGIVSVCSAEFAAGRADLLKEAFSFGTRLSVRLTLYLAVPMALLCYPIAWVFTVSPDLEPLRGDMAFCLLMLAVLLPSMSQVFVGSAYLQSIEHSEIGFLSSLTRNTVMVIGYLAAAAMFGSTEAIWTVMAIAEIGGGLLMWKLASVYIGRFCRSCQAAPS, encoded by the coding sequence ATGGAGGGAACCGCAGGCACGAAGGTCGTCCTCGGGGACCCGAGGAAGTCCATACCTGCCCTCGCCGCCCCGCTGGCCGTGTCGGTGTTCGTCATGAACCTGAACAGCATGGCGGACACCGCGTGGGCGGCCTGGCTGGGGGGATCCGCCGTGGCCGGACTGGGCCTGGCATATCCCCTTTGCGCCGCCATCGCCGGCATCGGCAACGGGATGGGCATAGGCTCGGCCGCGGCCATCGCCAGGGAGGTGGGCCGCGGGGACCGCGCCGGGGCCTCCCGCACGGCGGCGCAGTCCCTCACGCTGGCGTTCCTGTGCTCGATCGTTGTCTCCGTGCCTCTGGTCCTCTTCGCCGGGGACCTGCTGGGACTGTTCGGGGCGGACGAGTCGGCCTCGGAGGCGCTGGACTACGGGATGCCGATCTTCGCCGGGAGCTTCTTCGTCATCGCCGGGCAGGTGGTCTCAGGGATGCTCAGGGGAGAGGGCGCGTCGAGGCGCTCGATGGCGGTGCAGCTGGCCGGAGCGCTGACCAACATGGTCCTGGACCCGGTCCTGATGTACGGGCTCGGCCTCGGGGTGATGGGGGCCGGCATCGCCACGGTCTGCGCCGGGGCGGTATCCCTCGCCGCCGGCCTGGCGTTCTACATCTCGGGCCGCGACATGTACGCCGACCTCCGCAGCGGCGGCTTCGCGCCCGATAGGAAAGTCAGCCGCGACATCCTCTACGTCGGCCTGCCCGAGTCCGCCGAGTACATGGTGATGACGCTGATCAACATCCCGATGAACTTCATCATCATCGGCGTCGGCGGGGAGGACGTCGTCGGGACGTACACCTCGGCCTGGAGGGTGGCGTACATGGTGCTGATCCCGGCGCAGGCAGTGTCCGGGGGCATCGTATCGGTGTGCTCCGCCGAGTTCGCGGCCGGGAGGGCGGACCTGCTGAAGGAGGCGTTCTCATTCGGGACCCGGCTGTCCGTGAGGCTGACCCTGTACCTCGCGGTCCCGATGGCCCTGCTGTGCTATCCGATCGCCTGGGTCTTCACGGTCTCCCCCGACCTGGAGCCCCTGCGGGGCGACATGGCGTTCTGCCTCCTCATGCTCGCCGTGCTGCTGCCGTCGATGTCCCAGGTGTTCGTCGGCTCCGCCTACCTGCAGTCCATAGAGCATTCGGAGATCGGGTTCCTCTCGTCGCTCACGAGGAACACCGTCATGGTCATCGGGTACCTGGCGGCCGCCGCCATGTTCGGGAGCACCGAAGCGATCTGGACGGTCATGGCCATAGCCGAGATCGGGGGCGGGCTGCTGATGTGGAAGCTGGCCTCGGTCTATATCGGCAGGTTCTGCCGTTCCTGTCAGGCAGCTCCGTCTTGA
- a CDS encoding ribosome biogenesis/translation initiation ATPase RLI, translated as MRIAAVLFDRCQNKKCNKECYKFCPLVRTGVNVIEFGERGKPIISESLCQGCGICANKCMFKAIKIIGLADELKGEMVHQYGENTFRLYRLPVPKKGLITGILGPNGIGKTTAINILSGIVIPNLGKYDAPPTKEEVLLRYKGTEVYAYLSELYAGHIKMAMKPQYVDKIPKVAKGVVRDLLSKCQERMDIDQAVKEFGLEQVIDRDITKLSGGELQRVAMATTCMKSADIYFFDEPTSYLDIYQRVKMARIIKKLATEDKYVVVIEHDLAILDYLADNVNLVYGSEGAYGVFTMPRQVRTAINVYLEGYLPEENIRFRDKPIEFAVSAPSGDWNTPTLIDFENVSKDFGEFRLDVNSGAVRIGESVGVVGPNATGKTTFVKMLAGEIKPDTGSVSGVMKVSYKPQYISQDYDGTVQDYLYAVNYEQASSGFFETQVIGPLSLKFLMDKPVRNLSGGELQRVAIAGCLAREADIYLLDEPSAYLDSNQRMEAAKCISGMMEKTGRSALIVDHDIYFIDMVSDSLMVFGGEPGKHGIAEGPFKMREGMNRFLKSVDITFRRDADTHRPRINKEGSNLDRSQKSAGEYYYAEQN; from the coding sequence ATGAGGATCGCGGCGGTCTTGTTCGACAGATGCCAGAACAAGAAATGCAACAAGGAATGCTACAAGTTCTGCCCCCTGGTGAGGACCGGGGTCAACGTCATCGAGTTCGGGGAGAGGGGCAAGCCCATCATCTCCGAGTCCCTGTGCCAGGGGTGCGGGATCTGCGCCAACAAGTGCATGTTCAAGGCCATCAAGATCATCGGCCTGGCGGACGAGCTCAAGGGCGAGATGGTCCACCAGTACGGCGAGAACACCTTCCGCCTCTACCGCCTCCCCGTCCCCAAGAAGGGCCTCATCACCGGCATCCTCGGCCCTAACGGAATCGGTAAGACCACCGCCATCAACATCCTCTCCGGCATCGTCATCCCCAACCTCGGGAAGTACGACGCCCCTCCCACCAAGGAGGAGGTCCTCCTCCGCTACAAGGGGACGGAGGTGTACGCCTACCTCAGCGAGCTCTACGCCGGGCACATAAAGATGGCCATGAAGCCTCAGTACGTCGACAAGATCCCCAAGGTCGCGAAGGGGGTCGTGAGGGACCTCCTGTCGAAGTGCCAGGAGCGCATGGACATCGACCAGGCCGTGAAGGAGTTCGGCCTGGAGCAGGTCATAGACAGGGACATAACCAAGCTCTCCGGCGGAGAGCTGCAGAGGGTCGCCATGGCCACCACCTGCATGAAGAGTGCAGACATCTACTTCTTCGACGAGCCGACGTCCTACCTGGACATCTACCAGAGGGTGAAGATGGCCAGGATCATCAAGAAACTGGCCACAGAGGACAAGTACGTGGTCGTCATCGAGCACGACCTCGCCATCCTGGACTACCTGGCGGACAACGTCAACCTCGTCTACGGTTCCGAGGGGGCGTACGGTGTCTTCACGATGCCCAGGCAGGTCAGGACCGCCATCAACGTCTACCTCGAGGGCTACCTCCCGGAGGAGAACATCAGGTTCAGGGACAAGCCCATAGAGTTCGCCGTCTCCGCACCTTCGGGCGACTGGAACACACCCACGCTCATCGATTTCGAGAACGTCTCCAAGGACTTCGGGGAATTCAGGCTGGACGTGAACTCCGGAGCGGTGAGGATCGGAGAGTCCGTCGGCGTCGTCGGGCCGAACGCCACCGGAAAGACCACGTTCGTCAAGATGCTGGCCGGGGAGATCAAGCCGGACACCGGCAGCGTCAGCGGGGTCATGAAGGTCTCCTACAAGCCCCAGTATATCTCCCAGGACTATGACGGCACCGTCCAGGACTACCTCTACGCGGTCAACTACGAGCAGGCGTCGAGCGGGTTCTTCGAGACCCAGGTGATCGGCCCGCTGTCCCTGAAGTTCCTCATGGACAAGCCTGTCCGCAACCTTTCCGGCGGAGAGCTGCAGAGGGTCGCCATCGCCGGGTGCCTGGCCCGCGAGGCCGACATCTACCTGCTCGACGAGCCCTCGGCCTACCTGGACTCCAACCAGAGGATGGAGGCCGCCAAATGCATCAGCGGGATGATGGAGAAGACCGGCAGGTCGGCGCTCATCGTCGACCATGACATCTACTTCATCGACATGGTCTCCGACTCCCTGATGGTGTTCGGCGGGGAGCCCGGGAAGCACGGCATCGCCGAGGGGCCGTTCAAGATGAGGGAGGGCATGAACCGCTTCCTGAAATCGGTGGACATCACCTTCAGGAGGGACGCCGACACCCACCGCCCCAGGATCAACAAGGAAGGGTCCAACCTGGACCGCTCGCAGAAATCCGCCGGCGAGTACTACTACGCCGAGCAGAACTGA
- a CDS encoding dienelactone hydrolase family protein translates to MAAALGNSDVLASYGLRIPQASAAVMQYTGYSRVSRHDAPAYACVGTEDWIADWRVMRDRSEALKKAGVDSEVHVYAGLGHGFGMGVGTKAEGWFREAVSFWERHMPAD, encoded by the coding sequence ATGGCAGCCGCGCTCGGCAATTCGGATGTCCTAGCTTCTTACGGCCTCCGCATCCCGCAGGCCTCCGCCGCGGTGATGCAGTACACCGGTTATTCGCGTGTCTCCCGCCATGATGCCCCGGCCTACGCCTGTGTGGGCACCGAGGACTGGATCGCGGACTGGAGGGTCATGAGGGACCGCTCCGAAGCCCTGAAGAAGGCGGGCGTGGACTCCGAGGTCCACGTCTACGCGGGCCTGGGGCACGGCTTCGGCATGGGCGTCGGAACGAAAGCGGAAGGCTGGTTCCGGGAGGCCGTCTCCTTCTGGGAGAGGCATATGCCGGCAGACTGA
- a CDS encoding aldo/keto reductase — translation MEYAELSNGVKMPMVGYGVYQVTKDECERCVLDALRAGYRSIDTAQSYFNEEEVGNAIEKSGVPRDDIFLTTKVWIEHYGYEKTKASVEESMRRLKTDYLDLCLLHQPFSDYYGAWRALTELYDEGKIRAIGVSNFYPDRLVDLALFSGMRPMVNQVETHPLFQQKQAHEIMEKYGVRHEAWAPFGDGRGGLFSDPALKEIGDAYGKTPAQVILRWHIQRGVVVIPKSTHYDRMVQNLDVFDFSLSDRDMERIAAMDTGKSSFFSHSDPAMVEWFADTVEKRKTQHDSSKEKKNW, via the coding sequence ATGGAATATGCAGAACTCAGCAACGGAGTGAAGATGCCGATGGTAGGCTACGGGGTCTACCAGGTAACAAAGGACGAATGCGAGAGGTGCGTCCTCGATGCCCTCAGAGCCGGGTACCGGTCCATCGACACCGCGCAGAGCTACTTCAACGAGGAGGAGGTAGGGAACGCGATCGAGAAGAGCGGCGTCCCGCGCGATGATATATTCCTGACCACCAAGGTCTGGATCGAGCACTACGGCTACGAGAAGACGAAGGCCTCCGTCGAGGAATCCATGCGCAGGCTGAAGACCGACTACCTCGACCTCTGCCTGCTCCACCAGCCGTTCTCCGACTACTACGGGGCATGGAGGGCGCTGACCGAGCTCTATGACGAGGGGAAGATCCGCGCCATCGGGGTGTCCAACTTCTATCCCGACCGGCTGGTGGACCTCGCGCTCTTCTCGGGCATGAGGCCGATGGTGAACCAGGTGGAGACCCACCCTCTCTTCCAGCAGAAGCAGGCCCATGAGATCATGGAGAAATACGGTGTCAGGCACGAGGCCTGGGCCCCGTTCGGCGATGGCCGCGGAGGGCTGTTCTCGGACCCCGCTCTGAAGGAGATAGGCGATGCGTACGGGAAGACCCCTGCGCAGGTCATCCTCCGCTGGCACATTCAGCGCGGAGTGGTTGTCATACCCAAGTCGACCCATTACGACAGGATGGTCCAGAACCTCGATGTCTTCGATTTCTCCCTCTCGGACAGGGACATGGAGAGGATTGCCGCCATGGACACCGGGAAGAGCTCCTTCTTCTCGCATTCCGATCCGGCCATGGTAGAATGGTTCGCCGACACGGTCGAGAAGAGGAAGACCCAGCACGACAGCTCGAAGGAGAAGAAGAACTGGTGA
- a CDS encoding PHP domain-containing protein, producing MEKMGKADTHVHTFYSGFNTLGLMSFPESVIPPEKQVDDARRRGLNVLCITDHNEVAGGFRAQEYAKQFDDIEVVVGDEVMCDEGEVIGLWLTEKPKKYLSPEEAVDIIHEQGGLAVAPHPFSVHVDGLQERILDLPLEGIEVMNGGHPDAYSN from the coding sequence ATGGAGAAGATGGGGAAGGCGGACACGCATGTGCACACCTTCTACTCTGGCTTCAACACCCTGGGGCTGATGAGCTTCCCGGAATCGGTGATACCTCCGGAGAAGCAGGTGGACGATGCCCGCCGCCGCGGGCTGAACGTCCTGTGCATCACCGACCACAACGAAGTGGCCGGCGGTTTCCGCGCCCAGGAGTATGCGAAGCAGTTCGATGATATCGAGGTCGTCGTGGGTGACGAGGTCATGTGCGACGAAGGCGAGGTGATCGGCCTCTGGCTCACCGAGAAGCCCAAGAAGTACCTATCCCCGGAGGAGGCCGTCGACATCATCCACGAGCAGGGCGGGCTGGCGGTCGCGCCGCACCCGTTCAGCGTCCACGTGGACGGCCTGCAGGAGAGGATCCTTGACCTCCCGCTGGAAGGCATAGAGGTCATGAACGGCGGGCATCCGGACGCCTATTCCAATTAG